One window from the genome of Gimesia aquarii encodes:
- a CDS encoding methyltransferase, with amino-acid sequence MSRKSKKKQRSKKTAPAPEQMLLDYLAPDWQAKYTLCFQSNLQPLTTQIMQRAQSDSRVDSFSFDKTVSNRIQQKCRILQEEQPLSIEWNALCDSDFPESKYDAALLPLSEQYSDEYVRDLTFSAFHCLQIGGILTIASPRIKDYDYHKFLKSLFSKVTRIVSDFGIIYQGKKQKSLSNKKDFLDETVIRDGDHLLHAFTQPGVFSHRRPNQSARALTNLMELSDKTTILNVNCGSGIVAFVAAARHETATVHAIDSNARAVKCTEQGIARNHLSNLRVELHKEGEGIVPETYDYVLACKSYFTSEDQGEAFLQMSLRALKPGGLLQFSTKQYQWYANRLLDLFTDVAIDGSTHHFMLSAKKPVQATSDL; translated from the coding sequence ATGTCACGCAAATCTAAAAAAAAACAACGTTCTAAAAAAACAGCTCCAGCACCGGAACAGATGCTGCTGGACTACTTGGCACCTGATTGGCAAGCTAAGTACACTCTCTGCTTCCAATCGAACTTGCAGCCACTCACAACACAAATAATGCAGCGTGCTCAGTCAGATAGCCGCGTTGACAGTTTCAGTTTTGATAAAACGGTTAGTAACCGCATTCAGCAAAAATGTCGTATCTTACAGGAAGAACAACCGCTTTCTATTGAATGGAATGCGCTCTGCGACAGCGATTTTCCTGAAAGCAAATATGACGCGGCACTTTTACCGCTCTCGGAACAGTATTCCGACGAGTATGTGCGAGATTTGACATTCTCTGCCTTTCACTGCCTGCAAATTGGAGGCATTCTGACCATTGCATCGCCTCGCATCAAAGATTACGACTACCATAAATTTCTGAAGTCACTGTTCAGCAAAGTGACGAGAATCGTTTCCGACTTTGGAATCATCTATCAAGGCAAGAAACAGAAATCGCTCTCCAACAAAAAAGATTTTCTCGATGAAACAGTGATTCGAGATGGCGATCACCTGTTACATGCTTTTACGCAACCTGGTGTCTTCAGCCACCGTCGCCCCAATCAAAGTGCGCGTGCTTTGACTAACCTCATGGAACTTTCTGATAAGACAACTATCTTAAACGTTAATTGTGGTTCTGGCATTGTTGCGTTTGTTGCAGCAGCTCGTCATGAAACCGCAACCGTTCACGCCATTGACAGTAATGCACGCGCGGTGAAATGCACAGAGCAGGGGATAGCCAGGAATCATTTGTCTAACCTTCGTGTGGAATTACACAAAGAAGGAGAGGGGATCGTTCCAGAAACCTACGATTATGTTCTCGCGTGTAAATCCTATTTCACAAGTGAAGATCAGGGAGAGGCCTTCTTACAGATGAGTCTGCGTGCCTTGAAGCCAGGAGGGCTGTTACAGTTTTCTACCAAACAATATCAATGGTACGCCAATCGTTTGCTTGATCTATTCACCGATGTTGCAATCGACGGCTCTACACATCACTTCATGTTGA